The Brachyhypopomus gauderio isolate BG-103 chromosome 1, BGAUD_0.2, whole genome shotgun sequence genome includes a window with the following:
- the cdh5 gene encoding cadherin-5: MARPLLCAGLLLVQVVLSVQAETSASSVDHSPVHLRSKRSWQWKKFFIYEESDPTDPPQKIGKISNTHAKNSSTEYILTGEGANTFFRVNQFGDIFLLARLDREKKKDYKLKAQIMDVITKMKLDDDEEFSIVVNDINDNSPVFSEVYENSINERSERGTVVLTVSATDEDDPTTPNGMVFYTLLNGTDMFNIETDTGRIFTAVSTLDREITSQYKLIVKASDLRGIAATARNTATTTVTININDVNDNEASFAKKTFRFDVNEDEVPGLRIGILEVTDRDERQNKKPIFTVKSFSDIFSVDINDMHDGDLILKKALDYEEKKGYSFTVMITEEGIIHPSDNRDSKLHTMAEVHITVLDVDEPPVFTSTVYNFSINEGPIKQKEIGYVSAKDLDNTGYRIEYLIEDPDCPVEVNRETGRLTLKRELDRETQELHAFQVTAQEMSQKGQKSYALVNLKVNDINDNKPEVVRTDVYICESDRNGTVIGVIEAMDKDKDPGILSFTLAQKSLNFSLLDNRDNTAKIILTHGHFSTEKSANNILEVKVRDSGVPWLESITPLHIPVCTCHSDRQRDYCKPDAQTAVSASALITILLCILTILVIVILFALRKGYQKEALVGLGKSSGEIHEQLVSYDEEGGGEMDTNGYDVSILTSARQDSSARPTSGTTTYARVNKPSACTGDMAIMIEVKKDEADHDRDGIPYDTLHIFGYEGPESLAGSLSSLESSSSRFSVDYDVLNDWGPRFRTLAQLYGVDNSDSDSSY; encoded by the exons ATGGCTAGGCCTTTACTGTGTGCAGGTCTGCTGCTTGTGCAGGTGGTTCTCTCTGTGCAAGCAGAGACTTCAGCGTCCTCTGTGGACCACAGTCCCGTCCACCTGAGGTCAAAGAGGAGTTGGCAATGGAAGAAGTTCTTCATTTACGAGGAGAGCGACCCCACAGACCCGCCTCAGAAGATAGGGAAG ATATCAAATACCCATGCcaaaaacagcagcactgaatACATCCTCACAGGTGAAGGAGCGAATACCTTCTTCAGAGTGAACCAGTTTGGGGACATATTTCTGTTAGCCAGGCTGGATCGGGAAAAGAAGAAAGATTACAAACTAAAAGCTCAAATCATGGATGTCATAACCAAAATGAAGCTTGACGATGATGAAGAGTTTTCTATTGTTGTCAATGACATTAATGACAACAGTCCAGTTTTCTCAGAGGTCTATGAGAATTCCATCAATGAGCGATCAGAAAGAG GGACCGTAGTGCTCACAGTTTCCGCCACAGACGAAGACGACCCGACCACCCCCAACGGAATGGTCTTTTACACATTGCTGAATGGAACAGACATGTTCAACATTGAGACTGACACAG GCAGGATATTCACTGCGGTTAGCACACTGGACCGTGAGATCACCAGTCAGTACAAGCTCATCGTAAAAGCTTCTGATCTCAGAGGCATAGCAGCGACTGCCAGGAACACGGCTACAACTACTGTGACCATCAACATAAACGATGTAAATGACAACGAAGCCTCTTTTGCAAAGA AAACGTTCCGCTTTGATGTGAATGAAGATGAGGTACCTGGGCTCAGAATTGGCATATTAGAGGTGACAGATCGGGACGAGAGACAAAACAAAAAGCCCATCTTCACTGTGAAGAGTTTTAGTGACATCTTCAGCGTGGACATCAATGACATGCATGATGGAGATCTTATACTCAAAAAG GCCCTTGACTATGAAGAAAAGAAGGGTTACAGCTTCACTGTGATGATTACAGAAGAGGGCATCATTCATCCTTCCGATAACAGAGACTCCAAGCTCCACACCATGGCCGAAGTTCACATCACTGTCCTTGATGTTGACGAACCTCCAGTCTTCACCTCTACTGTGTACAACTTTAGCATTAATGAGGGCCCAATTAAACAAAAGGAGATTGGATATGTTAGTGCAAAAGACCTGGATAACACCGGATACAGAATAGA ATACTTAATTGAGGATCCTGACTGTCCAGTGGAAGTCAACCGTGAGACAGGCCGACTCACGCTAAAGAGAGAGCTAGACCGCGAGACTCAGGAATTACACGCGTTCCAGGTTACAGCTCAGGAAATGTCTCAGAAAG GGCAGAAGTCGTATGCACTGGTTAATCTGAAGGTGAATGACATCAATGACAACAAGCCTGAGGTGGTCCGAACAGACGTGTACATCTGCGAGAGTGATAGAAATGGAACG GTTATTGGAGTCATTGAGGCGATGGACAAGGACAAAGATCCTGGCATACTCAGTTTTACTCTGGCACAGAAAAGTTTAAACTTCTCCCTCCTTGACAACAGAG ATAACACAGCCAAAATTATTCTGACTCACGGACACTTTAGCACAGAGAAGTCAGCGAACAACATCCTTGAGGTCAAGGTCAGAGACTCGGGCGTGCCCTGGCTGGAGAGCATCACCCCTCTGCATATCCCAGTGTGCACCTGTCACTCGGACCGCCAGAGGGACTACTGCAAGCCGGACGCCCAGACGGCGGTCAGCGCCAGTGCCCTCATCACCATTCTCCTCTGCATCCTCACCATCCTGG TGATTGTGATCCTCTTCGCCCTCCGTAAGGGCTACCAGAAGGAAGCGCTGGTTGGCCTAGGGAAGTCGTCCGGGGAGATTCACGAGCAGCTGGTATCCTACGAtgaggagggtggtggagagatGGACACCAACGGCTACGACGTCTCTATCCTGACCTCCGCCCGCCAGGATAGCAGCGCGCGGCCCACCTCTGGGACCACAACATACGCGCGAGTGAACAAACCCTCCGCTTGCACGGGGGACATGGCCATAATGATCGAGGTGAAGAAGGACGAGGCAGACCACGACCGTGACGGAATCCCTTACGACACTCTGCACATCTTTGGCTACGAGGGGCCGGAGTCGCTGGCAGGATCCCTGAGCTCTCTAGAGTCGAGCTCCTCCCGCTTCAGCGTGGATTACGACGTCCTGAATGACTGGGGCCCACGCTTCAGGACACTAGCTCAACTCTACGGGGTAGACAACTCTGATTCGGACAGCTCGTACTGA